The sequence below is a genomic window from Glycine max cultivar Williams 82 chromosome 20, Glycine_max_v4.0, whole genome shotgun sequence.
TGTAATTGTAAATAGGAGAAAACTTGAAAAACCTAGGTGATAATAAATTTTGCAATTGGAATTTAAGAGCCCAAAATTGCAAAATCATAATTGAGAGATtgatattaaattttctaattcaaaaatAGATTTGAAGTCCACGTTGCAAAATATTGTTGCTTTTCAAACGTTAGAAGTCACATATCTTCATTTGATGCTTTATAGATGTTTGGTTTCtaccaaattcaaattcaagtataatTAAAAGTGAATTATTAAGAAGTTTATGGATTCAAAAATAGGTTCCAAGCCCACGTAACAAAGTAAGATTGCTTCTTAAACTTTGAAAGtcacatgttttcattttgtgttttgtagatgtttgatttggttataaaccaaattcaaatataattaaaaatgaaccaATTAAATATAGACTTAATGTTTAGAATTATAAgtgaatcaataaaaattaaattcgtaTAGATAATTGTAAAAAGCTTAGAAATGAAGATACTTGTAAAATTGGAGACAATTACAAATCCCTACTTCAACGCGATCATAGATAAATTGCAGCAGATCAAATACAATAATAttgattcaaaatataattgatagagcaaataatataatattgattcaaaatataattgatagAGCAAATAATATTATAGCCCTAGGCCTAAACTTCAAAACTAAAAgggtttaaaatatttaaagacaAACAACTCTAAATATTCGAAAATGCAAAGTAGTTAAATCATTAAATTGCTGCATTGTTCTTGAGAAAAACCCTCGTGAGAACAGCCTTCGATTGCAGAGAAGCCTTAAGCAAATCGACACCCTGTTTAGTCAAGACAAAAATACacatcaaagaaaaaaagtattgcTGAAATATTGGGAAATAAAAGTGCAATATATAAACTTTTCACCAAGTTAAAAAGCATTCGTGACACACAGTACAGTAACATATACTAGAAGTAAATCATACTATACGTCAATAATAAATCAAGAGGAAGAGTaacattttgataatttataattaacaatGCATGACATATATACCTGAGTCATCCCCAACTCAACCACCTTCTCTTTCAAGGCACCAATTTCTATGACGTTGAACTTGTTCAGTAGAGTGATACTTGATATGGTTGACATTGGCTGAATGACTAAATCATCCATGACCATGTAAGTTACAACTTCTTTCACAAATCCACTATTATTGGGAAACACATCTTCTGCAACCTTTTTACCTACATAAGTTACTTTACGACTCATAGCATTCAGGCATTGAGGACAAAGAGTCTTATTATCACAAGTCACATGATAACCACAGCTATATGAATTATGGCacgtgtagaatgaagcttccGCGTTATGATTAGCAGAGTTATTACCAATGGCAGGGAGAAGGGCAGAGAATTGCTGGGAAGAAATGGGAGCTCTTGGCTTCAAGAGGACATCCTTGTGTAGGTGTGGTTGCAGGTAAGTGTCGCTCAGATTTTCAACACTTTGATAGAGATTGCCTATGCTGCCAACCATGCCATCCTTGTTTAGAAGCCTTATGACAGCACTCAGAGGCAAGCAAAGCAAGTTAAGTAGGAAGTCTATGATCTCCTTTGATGCTTCAGCGAACAACACTTTTTCACGCTTTGAGTCAATGAGCAATTTCATAGTCAGTTTGGTGGAAGCTGAGGAAGCCATATGTTGAAAAGAATCAGACACGTACTCAAGAGACTAGATAATTGCATAATACATTGGTGTATGAGgactatatatacacacacaagaGGCTTTTCAGTTATTCGCATGGTGAAGGGGTTATGGTTGGCTGTTGCAATATTAAATGGGGAATTAATGCATGCATTTTGAAAGAATTCATATTTATGCTTATTAACTATTTTAACGTATCAACTTTAGACTTCCAGCAAGTGAAACGGCACGCCCGGGCAACAACAATCCCACTGagttcaaaagaaagaaaaaaaaaaaactcgcaAGTGAAGATAATGCAGAAACAAAAAGTtgagtaaaacaaaaaacaccaaaaaaatatttttattctctaacTCTTCGAAAATAATCACACATTAAACGCTGTACAGATCAagactatattaaaaaaaaaacactcactgACCCGAAATATTCTTGTCTAATgtcatatactttttttttttacataaatatccTACTAtacttttaagaatttaatgtcTATTACCATTACCACTAatagtataattaatataattttaaattgtcatTTAATTACGGATCAACATTtacattaatttaaaactattattttaaaagtcaataattttattatatatatgataaaatgaaataataatggttttctcatcttttttctGCTGTCTCGTGAATGATTCTAGATTTTTCGGTCTTATTAGTAGTAGATATAAGTGATATGACAATCATTTTACAGCTTTCTTATAACATAAAGAAAATAGTCCATTAAATTTACAATTAGAAACAGATGTGAACAagtattatttattgaattcaaCAATAACTTACAATgtgaatgttgtaaattcacCACAATTCACTAAGCTCTAACGTTCACTAACCCCAAGCTAGATAAACATGATAAGTTTATTGTTCAAAGCATGAGCCTGGACCAACAGGAGCAGTTCTTGCATTAAAATTATTGACAGGAGCAGCTGGAACCCCTCGTCTATTCAAGAGACATCTGAAGTAATGCAATCGCCGCAATGCAATTATGTTAGCATTTCCTGAAGTAGAATC
It includes:
- the LOC100798512 gene encoding uncharacterized protein gives rise to the protein MKLLIDSKREKVLFAEASKEIIDFLLNLLCLPLSAVIRLLNKDGMVGSIGNLYQSVENLSDTYLQPHLHKDVLLKPRAPISSQQFSALLPAIGNNSANHNAEASFYTCHNSYSCGYHVTCDNKTLCPQCLNAMSRKVTYVGKKVAEDVFPNNSGFVKEVVTYMVMDDLVIQPMSTISSITLLNKFNVIEIGALKEKVVELGMTQGVDLLKASLQSKAVLTRVFLKNNAAI